A window of the Pyrodictium abyssi genome harbors these coding sequences:
- the hisD gene encoding histidinol dehydrogenase — translation MPRLVYAEWPRGPGSEELRALLGRSYSLDEYVERVRPIVEDVRRRGYEAAREYSERFDGVGLEDPRVPREVMREALESLPAEVAGALERAVEAVRLYHVSTRPAETGVPGARLRWLPVERVAAYAPGGMHPYPSTVVHTVVPARAAGCGRVVVASPPCRGGGCRGFPVHPAVLAAAYLAGADMVYALGGAQAVAALAYGAEPVERVDMVVGPGSPYVQAAKLLVSGVVGVDMVAGPTELAVVADCSADPRQVALDMLAEAEHGPLSLAVLATPCRGLADEVYEALRREAREGIGDLAVAVTPGVEEALGLAAAMAPEHLVAYLEDPGPVLERRVGAGVVSLGVPPALLDYAYGPSHVLPTGGAARWRGGLSVYTFLRPVAHVEPGLEERYLEAAVILARLEGFENHARSLEHRLEELRRAKSR, via the coding sequence GTGCCCCGTCTAGTCTACGCCGAGTGGCCCCGGGGCCCCGGCTCCGAGGAGCTGCGGGCTCTCCTCGGGAGGAGCTACAGCCTCGACGAGTACGTGGAAAGAGTCCGCCCGATCGTGGAGGACGTGAGGCGCCGGGGCTACGAGGCGGCAAGGGAGTACAGCGAGCGGTTCGACGGCGTGGGGCTCGAGGACCCCAGGGTCCCCCGGGAGGTGATGAGGGAGGCCCTAGAGAGCCTCCCAGCGGAGGTAGCGGGGGCGCTTGAGAGGGCTGTGGAGGCTGTCCGGCTCTACCACGTCTCCACCCGGCCCGCGGAGACCGGGGTCCCGGGGGCCCGGCTGCGCTGGCTCCCCGTGGAGCGGGTCGCCGCCTACGCGCCGGGCGGCATGCACCCCTACCCCTCCACCGTGGTACACACAGTGGTGCCGGCGAGGGCTGCTGGCTGCGGCCGCGTCGTGGTGGCGTCGCCGCCGTGCCGGGGCGGGGGCTGCCGTGGGTTCCCCGTGCACCCCGCTGTGCTCGCCGCAGCCTACCTCGCGGGCGCCGACATGGTCTATGCCCTGGGCGGCGCACAGGCGGTGGCGGCACTGGCCTACGGCGCCGAGCCCGTGGAGCGGGTCGACATGGTGGTGGGGCCGGGGAGCCCCTACGTGCAGGCCGCTAAGCTGCTCGTGTCCGGCGTCGTCGGCGTGGACATGGTGGCCGGGCCCACGGAGCTAGCGGTGGTGGCGGACTGTAGCGCTGACCCCAGGCAGGTAGCGCTCGACATGCTGGCGGAGGCCGAGCACGGCCCCCTCAGCCTAGCGGTCCTGGCGACGCCCTGCCGCGGCCTAGCCGACGAGGTCTACGAGGCCCTCCGGCGCGAGGCCCGGGAGGGCATAGGCGACCTAGCGGTGGCCGTTACCCCGGGCGTCGAGGAGGCCCTGGGGCTAGCAGCCGCGATGGCGCCGGAGCACCTTGTAGCCTACCTCGAGGACCCCGGCCCGGTGCTCGAGCGCCGCGTCGGCGCCGGGGTGGTGAGCCTAGGGGTGCCGCCAGCGCTGCTCGACTACGCCTACGGGCCGAGCCACGTGCTGCCCACCGGCGGCGCCGCGAGGTGGAGGGGCGGGCTCAGCGTCTACACCTTCCTCCGGCCCGTAGCGCACGTGGAGCCCGGGCTCGAGGAGCGCTACCTAGAGGCCGCGGTGATCCTCGCCAGGCTCGAGGGCTTCGAGAACCATGCCCGTAGCCTGGAGCACAGGCTAGAGGAGCTAAGGAGGGCGAAGAGCCGGTGA
- a CDS encoding TM1812 family CRISPR-associated protein translates to MARLVATMGTSPGVVYEALLSVCRGRYDAPYSPAVPVDTVVIVHTSAPGVVRAARIARLLVHCSYTVFPEGDSRRLPCRVASTGLAPVEAADIDSRRAYELYHEAVSRHIGPGDVVDVTGGRASMAVAAARAAIGQPGTMVTTIVPQDACQAAAAALNVLRNYDLDTVLERPPRGLQRAQRVPRPSRGAEKAGDRRGPGHSALPLAPGGAGSVAVCDALVWIAGDVTGYSLVNYATPDGRLHTSFVSAAALAEATQPGRLAVIVPETLFEDNHCDSYRLLLEAKAGAGGRRLLVQRGRETVDATTRDELAEKLLARGFDCYVAPHPGVAAPLRVVGKSGEVLVARGGRRRYPGYSFHLVFSLVYTVLRRYAARGSTVCLDLTHGSNVLVSAALLAASLLPIVHGARLRVYAAPVLGRPGDDPVEFLDMTGSAALVREIAAGAAAWSMLDERLLPLDLLHEAGRQLGPRHREVYGKAASVLRMAEALLWGIRSGQAPILRGTARRLAERLPEARDSLDSLIEKEYPVDENPHTEKWVEHSAAPPWVPLADAVIILTAELLRRLGLDPETRREPSNQELVERILQEMLDKGYPDRALSVAREWLVATLLANSHTRGTPVPVGGEEWQRIEQELRRGDNQLAKAFETARQLRNRLMHGRISKEEQACIVVENNDIHVKTCEPTKQGVTRIREMSLIDRETVEQAAHKLLEAIKTPRNTTSS, encoded by the coding sequence GTGGCTAGGCTCGTGGCTACCATGGGTACGAGTCCCGGGGTCGTCTACGAGGCGCTGCTCAGCGTCTGCCGGGGCCGGTACGACGCCCCCTATAGCCCGGCGGTGCCCGTGGATACTGTGGTTATAGTGCATACGTCTGCTCCCGGGGTCGTCCGGGCTGCAAGAATAGCGAGGCTCCTCGTCCACTGCAGCTACACGGTGTTCCCCGAGGGCGATTCCCGCCGGCTCCCATGCCGCGTCGCGAGCACCGGGCTAGCCCCGGTAGAGGCCGCGGACATAGACTCTAGGAGGGCCTACGAGCTGTACCACGAGGCCGTGAGCCGCCACATAGGCCCCGGCGACGTGGTAGACGTCACGGGCGGCCGGGCGTCGATGGCCGTGGCTGCTGCGCGCGCTGCCATAGGCCAGCCGGGGACGATGGTCACCACCATCGTGCCCCAGGACGCCTGCCAGGCCGCCGCGGCCGCGCTCAACGTGCTCCGGAACTACGACCTAGACACGGTGCTCGAGAGGCCTCCGCGAGGGCTGCAGCGTGCTCAGCGAGTACCCCGGCCTTCCCGAGGCGCTGAGAAGGCTGGTGACCGGCGAGGCCCGGGCCATAGTGCTCTACCCCTAGCCCCCGGGGGTGCTGGTTCCGTGGCTGTGTGCGACGCGCTTGTCTGGATAGCCGGGGACGTCACCGGGTACAGCCTGGTGAACTACGCTACGCCCGACGGGAGGCTGCACACGAGCTTCGTGAGCGCCGCGGCGCTGGCCGAGGCCACCCAGCCAGGCCGCCTCGCGGTAATAGTGCCGGAGACCCTCTTCGAGGACAACCACTGCGACAGCTACCGGCTCCTCCTAGAGGCCAAGGCCGGGGCCGGCGGCCGCCGGCTACTAGTCCAGAGAGGCAGAGAGACCGTGGACGCCACTACTAGGGATGAGCTGGCCGAGAAGCTCCTAGCCCGGGGCTTCGACTGCTACGTGGCACCGCACCCCGGGGTCGCCGCGCCCCTAAGAGTGGTGGGGAAGAGCGGCGAGGTGCTAGTAGCGCGCGGCGGGAGAAGGCGCTACCCCGGCTACAGCTTCCACCTAGTCTTCAGCCTAGTCTACACCGTGCTCCGCAGGTACGCAGCCAGGGGCTCCACAGTCTGCCTCGACCTAACCCACGGCTCGAACGTGCTAGTCTCCGCCGCGCTGCTAGCAGCATCCCTACTCCCCATAGTCCACGGCGCGAGGCTACGCGTCTACGCCGCCCCGGTGCTCGGCAGGCCCGGCGACGACCCCGTAGAGTTCCTGGACATGACCGGCTCAGCAGCGCTAGTCCGGGAGATAGCAGCAGGAGCAGCAGCCTGGAGCATGCTAGACGAGCGCCTCCTACCCCTAGACCTGCTCCACGAGGCCGGGAGGCAGCTGGGCCCCAGGCACCGGGAGGTCTACGGAAAGGCAGCCTCCGTGCTGAGAATGGCGGAAGCCCTACTCTGGGGGATAAGGAGCGGACAGGCACCCATACTACGGGGCACCGCGCGCCGCCTAGCAGAGAGGCTGCCAGAAGCCCGGGACTCCCTAGACAGCCTGATAGAGAAGGAGTACCCGGTAGACGAGAACCCCCACACCGAGAAGTGGGTAGAGCACTCGGCAGCGCCCCCATGGGTCCCCCTGGCAGACGCGGTGATCATCCTCACCGCCGAGCTCCTCAGGCGGCTAGGCCTAGACCCCGAGACACGCCGGGAGCCCAGCAACCAGGAGCTAGTAGAGAGGATCCTCCAGGAGATGCTGGACAAAGGCTACCCCGACCGCGCCCTAAGCGTCGCGAGAGAATGGCTAGTAGCCACACTACTAGCCAACAGCCACACCCGAGGCACACCGGTACCCGTTGGAGGCGAAGAATGGCAGAGAATAGAGCAAGAGCTACGGAGAGGAGACAACCAGCTAGCCAAGGCCTTCGAGACGGCGCGCCAGCTACGCAACAGGCTAATGCACGGCAGGATAAGCAAAGAGGAACAAGCATGCATAGTAGTGGAGAACAACGACATACACGTAAAGACCTGCGAACCCACCAAGCAGGGCGTGACACGCATCAGAGAAATGAGCCTAATAGACCGGGAGACCGTTGAGCAAGCAGCCCACAAGCTACTAGAAGCAATCAAAACCCCAAGGAACACAACAAGCAGCTAG
- a CDS encoding methyltransferase, translated as MMIGNRVRGAAWAAMLAALPAAGRLLGGALGQGCGHPLACRVAGLVLLAVVVRAAAVTGRYLAVYGKTGPGRGFGELDRLVTEGPYSCMRHPMHFFLAWLPLAVALLLASPGAVLVALLEAALVLALAVTLDERESIARFGDEYLAYRRRVPAFNPSPHCLAKALGPRPPKHSREPRR; from the coding sequence ATGATGATCGGTAACCGTGTACGCGGCGCCGCTTGGGCGGCAATGCTGGCTGCTCTCCCGGCTGCTGGCAGGCTCCTCGGCGGGGCTCTGGGCCAGGGCTGTGGCCACCCGCTCGCCTGCCGCGTTGCGGGCCTGGTTCTCCTGGCTGTGGTTGTCCGCGCTGCTGCTGTGACGGGCCGCTACCTAGCTGTCTACGGCAAGACGGGGCCGGGCAGGGGCTTCGGCGAGCTGGACCGGCTCGTCACGGAGGGCCCGTACTCGTGTATGAGGCACCCTATGCACTTCTTCCTCGCCTGGCTCCCCCTGGCGGTGGCGCTCCTCCTGGCGAGCCCCGGGGCGGTGCTCGTAGCCCTCCTCGAGGCCGCCCTAGTGCTCGCGCTAGCGGTCACCCTGGACGAGAGGGAGAGCATCGCGAGGTTCGGGGACGAGTACCTCGCGTACCGGCGCCGGGTCCCAGCCTTCAACCCCAGCCCACACTGCCTAGCCAAGGCCCTCGGCCCCAGACCACCCAAGCACAGCAGGGAGCCCAGACGGTGA
- a CDS encoding ATP-binding protein: MEVLVDRERELGLLEREYREPGFRLLVVYGRRRVGKTFLLRWFCRGRPCVYYVAAELPYESLAREFSLAVKEALGLPVAGDVVEVLEALARLHRGGGKLVVVLDEFQYLVEADPSLPSRLMRSIDTALKGSGMMLVLCGSSVSFFEKRLLGYRAPLYGRRTGQLRLRPMAFWEAWGFNPGLTAVEAARLYGVAGGTPAYLALLGPGASAEKLVEEATRPGSPLLDEPVLLLRQELREPRTYLALLRAVAEGRVEPSEAAQAAGVDPRSIGRYIEVLEELDLVGRVRPLGRRRPVQLRFRDNFFRFWFSFILPLRSLIESGAVEKARRAILGELDSYMGRAFEETIVPQLAARMVERGILPLEPRQAGPWWRRGMEIDLVLRSPGRATAFIEAKWARLSRADARRALEKLEEKAGETGLASPRNYYVLVARGLDEPILEEHHIAVDLEWLHHNRVIEPAAARTAQR; encoded by the coding sequence GTGGAGGTGCTGGTTGACCGGGAGAGGGAGCTGGGGCTCCTCGAAAGGGAGTACCGTGAGCCGGGCTTCCGGCTGCTAGTGGTGTATGGGCGGAGGCGTGTCGGGAAGACGTTTCTGCTGCGCTGGTTCTGCCGCGGCAGGCCATGCGTCTACTACGTGGCTGCTGAGCTGCCCTACGAGAGCCTTGCCCGGGAGTTCTCCCTGGCGGTGAAGGAGGCCTTGGGGCTCCCTGTCGCCGGGGACGTTGTCGAGGTCTTGGAGGCCCTCGCCCGGCTCCACCGGGGCGGCGGCAAGCTGGTGGTGGTGCTGGACGAGTTCCAGTACCTTGTGGAGGCTGATCCCTCGCTGCCGAGCCGGCTCATGAGGAGCATAGATACGGCCCTCAAGGGCTCCGGGATGATGCTGGTGCTCTGTGGCTCCTCTGTCTCCTTCTTCGAGAAGCGGCTGCTCGGCTACAGGGCGCCGCTCTACGGCCGCCGCACTGGGCAGCTAAGGCTACGCCCAATGGCGTTCTGGGAGGCTTGGGGCTTCAACCCAGGGCTTACCGCTGTGGAGGCTGCCCGTCTCTACGGGGTAGCCGGGGGCACACCGGCCTACCTAGCGCTCCTGGGGCCCGGCGCCTCCGCTGAGAAGCTCGTAGAGGAGGCTACTCGTCCCGGGAGCCCGCTCCTCGACGAGCCGGTGCTGCTGCTACGGCAGGAGCTGCGCGAGCCCCGCACATACCTTGCACTGCTGCGGGCCGTCGCCGAGGGCAGGGTGGAGCCGAGCGAGGCCGCCCAGGCAGCGGGAGTGGACCCGAGGAGTATCGGCCGCTACATCGAGGTCCTCGAGGAGCTGGACCTGGTGGGGAGGGTGCGGCCCCTGGGCAGGAGGAGGCCCGTCCAGCTACGGTTCAGAGACAACTTCTTCAGGTTCTGGTTCAGCTTCATACTCCCGTTGAGGAGCCTGATAGAGTCTGGCGCCGTGGAGAAGGCGCGCCGCGCCATACTCGGGGAGCTAGACAGCTACATGGGGCGGGCGTTCGAGGAGACAATCGTGCCGCAGCTGGCCGCCCGCATGGTGGAGCGGGGCATTCTGCCCCTGGAGCCGCGGCAGGCGGGGCCCTGGTGGCGCCGGGGCATGGAGATAGACCTGGTGCTGAGGAGCCCCGGCAGAGCAACGGCCTTCATCGAGGCCAAGTGGGCCCGGCTGAGCAGGGCCGACGCGCGCCGAGCGCTAGAGAAGCTCGAGGAGAAGGCGGGCGAGACCGGGCTAGCCTCGCCCAGGAACTACTACGTCCTGGTAGCCCGGGGGCTGGACGAGCCAATACTAGAGGAGCACCATATAGCCGTAGACCTCGAGTGGCTCCACCACAACCGGGTTATAGAGCCAGCAGCCGCTAGGACGGCGCAGAGGTAG
- a CDS encoding phosphoribosyl-AMP cyclohydrolase — protein sequence MGEEKGGERRLIPVAVVDAVTGEPLMLAYADQEALDLTRETGLAHFYSRSRGSLWLKGGSSGGLLDVVRVLGDCDGDAAAYVARPRRHVCHLGRRSCFHNTLLDRRRELLEQLLEETRPHTRIDGARVLHPLATWAPPPPPLLTALAAELLAERIRSRAGPGLTAVLAPEGPGGLLALLAAQKLAVPLHLARGGRAPESIGETDRVAVYAPSPAETQELAEEAQKRGAHVAAVAALAAPAGGDTGGVDVLIRAEHGHPPRLRLAL from the coding sequence ATGGGGGAGGAGAAGGGCGGGGAGAGGAGGCTCATACCCGTAGCAGTGGTAGACGCTGTCACCGGCGAGCCCCTAATGCTAGCCTACGCCGACCAGGAGGCCCTAGACCTGACCAGGGAGACGGGCCTAGCCCACTTCTACTCCCGTAGCCGCGGCAGCCTCTGGCTCAAGGGCGGCTCGAGCGGCGGGCTCCTAGACGTGGTCCGGGTCCTAGGCGACTGCGACGGCGACGCAGCAGCCTACGTGGCCCGGCCCAGGCGCCACGTATGCCACCTGGGCCGGAGGAGCTGCTTCCACAACACGCTGCTCGACCGCCGCCGCGAGCTGCTCGAACAGCTGCTGGAGGAGACCCGGCCCCACACCAGGATCGATGGGGCCCGGGTGCTGCACCCCCTCGCCACCTGGGCGCCGCCCCCGCCGCCGCTCCTCACAGCGCTAGCAGCGGAGCTGCTGGCCGAGAGGATACGCTCCCGGGCAGGCCCAGGGCTCACAGCCGTGCTAGCGCCCGAGGGCCCTGGAGGCCTGCTCGCGCTCCTAGCAGCCCAGAAGCTGGCCGTACCCCTCCACCTGGCCCGCGGCGGCCGCGCCCCAGAGAGCATCGGCGAGACAGACCGCGTCGCGGTCTACGCGCCCAGCCCAGCCGAGACCCAGGAGCTCGCAGAAGAGGCGCAGAAACGAGGCGCCCATGTGGCGGCTGTGGCGGCCCTAGCAGCCCCCGCCGGCGGGGACACCGGGGGCGTAGACGTGCTCATACGGGCCGAGCATGGCCACCCACCACGCCTAAGGCTAGCACTCTAG
- a CDS encoding DUF3800 domain-containing protein, translating into MERYVCFMDESASGGMRTCSWLCMAVVCFARGSGGVEKAGLGVYRALLKVLGWRQGELKWRKARRAARQRGLEPGELVRLIRGAAAYAEAGSLHIGSSVSEARLQLAARLLEGAVRSLGVVSLAVLDQGLVPERDRVLGRLRRRVSPARLRRVVFRSSARTVGIQLADILAGYECTAREPQSPQQCA; encoded by the coding sequence TTGGAGCGCTACGTCTGCTTCATGGACGAGTCCGCCTCCGGGGGCATGAGGACGTGTAGCTGGCTCTGCATGGCCGTCGTCTGCTTCGCCCGGGGCAGCGGCGGCGTGGAGAAGGCCGGGCTAGGCGTCTACCGCGCCCTCCTCAAGGTGCTCGGGTGGCGCCAGGGCGAGCTAAAGTGGCGTAAGGCCCGCCGGGCTGCGCGGCAGCGCGGCCTAGAGCCCGGGGAGCTAGTGCGCCTCATACGCGGCGCAGCGGCCTACGCAGAGGCGGGGAGCCTCCACATAGGCTCCAGCGTCTCGGAGGCGCGGCTCCAGCTCGCAGCCAGGCTGCTCGAGGGAGCGGTCCGCAGCCTAGGCGTGGTCAGCCTAGCCGTGCTGGATCAGGGCCTGGTGCCCGAGCGCGACAGGGTGCTCGGCCGTCTACGCCGCCGCGTCTCCCCCGCCAGGCTCCGCCGGGTAGTGTTCCGCTCGAGCGCGAGGACGGTGGGGATACAGCTAGCCGACATACTTGCAGGCTACGAGTGCACAGCCCGGGAGCCGCAAAGCCCCCAGCAGTGCGCCTAG
- the hisH gene encoding imidazole glycerol phosphate synthase subunit HisH → MAPRVAVIRYGVGNIYSIVSGLRRAGAEPVVVDCLRDPGGWDGVVLPGVGAYAAASMRLHQCAQEIREALRMGASLLGVCLGLQLVFTDSREAGEHSYGLSLLPGTVEKLAAAKLPHIGWSRVYRVPGRDCRLLEGVEDGSHFYYVHSYAYTSVWEPWVCAVSRYGETVYAAVVEQPPVYATQFHPERSSRLGQRVLRNWVALLRS, encoded by the coding sequence TTGGCGCCGAGGGTAGCAGTGATACGCTACGGCGTCGGCAACATCTACAGCATCGTCTCGGGGCTGCGCCGCGCCGGCGCAGAGCCGGTGGTCGTGGACTGCCTCCGAGACCCCGGCGGGTGGGACGGCGTAGTCCTGCCCGGCGTCGGCGCCTACGCGGCGGCCTCGATGAGGCTCCACCAGTGCGCCCAGGAGATACGCGAGGCGCTCCGGATGGGCGCCAGCCTCCTAGGCGTCTGCCTCGGCCTACAGCTGGTCTTCACGGATAGCCGCGAGGCGGGGGAGCACAGCTACGGGCTCAGCCTGCTACCCGGCACCGTGGAGAAGCTAGCAGCAGCCAAGCTGCCCCACATCGGCTGGAGCCGGGTCTACCGGGTCCCCGGCCGGGACTGCAGGCTCCTAGAGGGCGTGGAGGACGGGAGCCACTTCTACTACGTGCACAGCTACGCCTACACCAGTGTCTGGGAGCCCTGGGTCTGCGCCGTCAGCCGCTACGGCGAGACAGTCTACGCGGCGGTCGTCGAGCAGCCGCCGGTCTACGCTACCCAGTTCCACCCCGAGAGGAGCAGCCGCCTCGGCCAACGGGTGCTCCGCAACTGGGTCGCACTGCTCCGCAGCTAG
- the hisE gene encoding phosphoribosyl-ATP diphosphatase, whose amino-acid sequence MSSGCLGFLEELDRVIEQRARELPEGSYTAKLLRDPALAARKLGEEAAEAMVEALAGTRERLVEEAADLLYHLMVVLRLRGASLCDVARALEARAGWRRG is encoded by the coding sequence GTGAGCAGCGGCTGCCTCGGGTTCCTCGAGGAGCTCGACAGGGTGATAGAGCAGCGGGCCCGGGAGCTGCCCGAGGGCAGCTACACCGCTAAGCTGCTCCGGGACCCGGCGCTGGCGGCCAGGAAGCTCGGCGAGGAGGCCGCGGAGGCCATGGTGGAGGCGCTGGCGGGGACCCGGGAGAGGCTGGTAGAGGAGGCCGCCGACCTCCTATACCACCTCATGGTGGTGCTCCGGCTCCGCGGCGCAAGCCTATGCGACGTAGCCAGGGCGCTGGAGGCGAGGGCGGGTTGGCGCCGAGGGTAG
- a CDS encoding CRISPR-associated DxTHG motif protein, with translation MAGCSGVHVGVVAVWGNPAQWRLTDYYVEVGRSLLRRSVRTYPARSFSTTFAVADVLANQVPGVCAVSVLALMPDTLYTAGLAASGGVEETLRRLCGSIPSSSCRAPRFRVVAESLNTLLQVLDDKAEEYSKQLGYGERVLEAMQSLVRQKTKGYRHGELHVQGTRVDSRIYLDVDAYPLLVTQPVLEKSGKRYLVMHSVRETRRRLFFEWMRGAIASRVLGFLLEAEKAQSKPIDVVIVDTTHGLNYATLAGLDAARTATALYALAQRASGRREDVVLEVVNSDPYPILPKEAQEEAKKTGWSLKVHIVTRQAMTLQAVYSILSSAYSHVDEIDSYLETLLPDQPARRLLTSATAAAAAGAAAWTIAAAKLASSLLDRLGHSAHPAKMHRLALTNSLDITISQEQGKDGQEYTKAKITYLEHVEEEPEQLLLTLPLQASLHTSATIASQLASAIDADITLADKEQNNPHMETIEITVRPASKNKEVIKELLPEPGATILLNELRDKEEYIRRGRRPPQRRLDERNFYAHAGLPSGIGNIRIDQENIEERIHVPRDKLVTIAEYLYKLATSHNA, from the coding sequence TTGGCTGGCTGTAGTGGCGTCCATGTGGGTGTTGTTGCTGTCTGGGGCAATCCTGCCCAGTGGAGGCTTACGGACTACTATGTCGAGGTTGGTAGGAGCCTGTTACGCCGCAGCGTGAGAACGTATCCTGCTAGGTCGTTCTCCACCACCTTCGCTGTAGCCGACGTGCTCGCAAACCAGGTTCCCGGGGTCTGCGCTGTTAGCGTGCTGGCCCTGATGCCGGATACCCTGTACACAGCAGGGCTCGCCGCCAGCGGCGGCGTCGAGGAGACTCTTCGGCGGCTCTGCGGCAGCATACCAAGCAGCTCCTGCCGTGCGCCCCGGTTCCGGGTCGTAGCCGAGTCGCTCAACACGCTCCTTCAAGTCCTGGACGACAAGGCCGAGGAGTACAGCAAGCAGCTCGGCTACGGAGAACGCGTGTTAGAGGCCATGCAGAGCCTCGTACGCCAGAAGACTAAAGGATACCGGCACGGGGAACTTCACGTCCAGGGTACGCGTGTAGACAGCCGCATCTACCTAGACGTAGACGCGTACCCCCTCCTAGTGACACAGCCGGTCCTGGAGAAGAGCGGCAAGAGATACCTGGTGATGCACAGCGTCCGGGAGACCCGGCGGAGGCTATTCTTCGAGTGGATGAGGGGAGCCATCGCCTCCAGGGTGCTAGGGTTCCTCCTAGAAGCCGAGAAAGCCCAGAGCAAGCCCATAGACGTGGTCATAGTGGACACGACGCACGGGCTAAACTACGCCACGCTAGCAGGCCTTGACGCAGCCCGCACCGCCACCGCGCTCTACGCGCTAGCGCAGCGCGCAAGCGGGCGAAGAGAGGACGTAGTCCTCGAGGTCGTGAACAGCGACCCCTACCCCATCCTCCCAAAGGAGGCACAGGAAGAAGCAAAGAAGACTGGCTGGAGTCTCAAGGTCCACATAGTCACTCGCCAGGCCATGACCCTCCAGGCGGTATACAGCATACTCTCGAGCGCATACAGCCACGTAGACGAGATAGACAGCTACCTGGAAACGCTGCTACCCGACCAGCCAGCCCGACGCCTCCTCACCTCAGCAACCGCCGCAGCAGCAGCCGGAGCCGCAGCATGGACCATAGCAGCAGCAAAGCTCGCCAGCAGCCTCCTAGACAGGCTCGGCCACAGCGCACACCCAGCAAAGATGCACAGGTTGGCACTCACTAACAGCCTAGACATAACCATCAGCCAGGAACAAGGAAAAGACGGCCAAGAGTACACCAAAGCCAAGATAACCTACCTAGAACACGTAGAAGAAGAACCCGAGCAGCTCCTCCTAACACTACCACTACAGGCCTCACTCCACACAAGCGCGACTATAGCAAGCCAGCTAGCAAGCGCCATAGACGCAGATATAACGCTAGCAGACAAAGAACAAAACAACCCACACATGGAAACGATCGAGATAACGGTAAGACCAGCCAGTAAAAACAAAGAAGTAATCAAGGAACTCCTGCCGGAACCGGGCGCCACAATACTGCTAAACGAGCTAAGGGATAAAGAGGAATATATACGAAGAGGCCGAAGACCGCCCCAGCGACGGCTTGACGAGCGAAACTTCTACGCGCACGCAGGCCTACCTAGCGGAATAGGCAACATAAGAATCGATCAAGAAAACATAGAAGAACGGATACACGTACCCCGAGACAAGCTAGTGACAATAGCCGAGTACTTATACAAGCTAGCGACTAGTCATAATGCATAA
- the hisF gene encoding imidazole glycerol phosphate synthase subunit HisF yields the protein MAWADAGLVARRGLEPARRIIPCLDVAGGRVVKGTRFRDLRDAGDPVELAARYEEEGADELVFLDISATPEQREPLYRVVRDTASVVSIPFTVGGGVRSLRDFGRMLDSGADKVSVNTAAVRDPMLVAEAAREYGSQAVVVAIDAKWVGRSSSIPSGWEVYVSGGRVPTGLDAVEWARRVARLGAGEILLTSIDRDGTREGYDLELTRAVVEAVDIPVIASGGAGEPRHFLEAFTVAGADAALAAGIFHYRVYSVREVKEYLAERGVEVRL from the coding sequence ATTGCATGGGCTGATGCTGGCCTCGTAGCTAGGCGTGGTCTCGAGCCCGCCCGCCGCATCATCCCCTGCCTCGACGTGGCGGGGGGACGGGTGGTCAAGGGGACCCGGTTCCGGGACCTCCGTGACGCTGGTGACCCGGTGGAGCTGGCTGCCAGGTACGAGGAGGAGGGTGCGGACGAGCTCGTCTTCCTCGATATAAGCGCGACGCCGGAGCAGAGGGAGCCCCTCTACCGTGTCGTGAGGGACACAGCCTCTGTGGTCTCGATACCGTTCACCGTGGGGGGCGGGGTCCGGAGCCTACGCGACTTCGGCAGGATGCTGGACAGCGGCGCCGACAAGGTCTCGGTGAACACCGCGGCTGTCCGGGACCCCATGCTGGTGGCTGAGGCCGCCAGGGAGTACGGGAGCCAGGCGGTCGTGGTGGCTATCGACGCTAAGTGGGTCGGCAGGAGCAGCTCCATCCCCAGCGGCTGGGAGGTCTACGTCAGCGGGGGCCGGGTCCCCACCGGGCTGGACGCGGTCGAGTGGGCCCGGAGAGTGGCCCGGCTCGGTGCGGGCGAGATACTCCTCACAAGCATAGACCGGGACGGGACCAGGGAGGGCTACGACCTCGAGCTCACCAGGGCGGTGGTCGAGGCGGTGGACATACCGGTTATCGCGAGCGGCGGCGCGGGCGAGCCCAGGCACTTCCTCGAGGCCTTCACCGTGGCGGGTGCCGACGCGGCGCTCGCCGCGGGCATCTTCCACTACCGCGTCTACAGCGTCAGGGAGGTCAAGGAGTACCTGGCCGAGAGGGGCGTGGAGGTGAGGCTCTAG